In a genomic window of uncultured Sphaerochaeta sp.:
- the rpmJ gene encoding 50S ribosomal protein L36: MKVRASVKPICDKCKVVRRNGVVRIICDNPKHKQRQR, encoded by the coding sequence ATGAAAGTAAGAGCAAGTGTCAAACCGATTTGTGACAAGTGCAAAGTAGTCAGACGGAATGGGGTGGTCCGCATTATTTGTGACAATCCCAAGCACAAGCAGAGACAGAGATAA
- the rpsM gene encoding 30S ribosomal protein S13, with amino-acid sequence MARIAGVDLPNKAVKIALTYIYGIGRYSAVEICEKTNINPDSNINTLSGDDLAVLRKVIEEEYKVEGRLRTEVALNIKRLMDIGCYRGLRHRKGLPVRGQRTKTNARTRKGKKKTVASKKK; translated from the coding sequence ATGGCGAGAATTGCAGGTGTAGATTTGCCGAACAAGGCAGTGAAAATAGCCTTGACCTATATCTACGGGATCGGTAGATACTCGGCGGTTGAGATTTGTGAGAAAACGAATATCAATCCCGATAGCAACATCAATACCCTTTCAGGTGATGATCTTGCGGTCCTCCGCAAGGTCATTGAAGAAGAGTACAAAGTTGAGGGACGTCTGAGAACAGAAGTCGCTCTGAATATCAAGCGCCTTATGGACATTGGCTGCTATCGTGGCCTTCGTCATCGTAAGGGTCTTCCGGTACGCGGACAGAGGACTAAGACCAATGCCCGTACTCGCAAGGGTAAGAAGAAGACCGTTGCGTCTAAGAAGAAATAA
- the rpsK gene encoding 30S ribosomal protein S11, producing the protein MATAKRKVKKTVYEGNVYIQATFNNTIVTVTDLNGNAVSWASAGGLGFRGAKKSTPYAAQTTAEKAAKAAMDSGLQEVNVFVKGPGVGRESAIRTLGVLGLKVRSIRDVTPIPHNGCRPRKSRRV; encoded by the coding sequence ATGGCTACAGCAAAACGTAAAGTCAAGAAAACGGTATACGAAGGCAACGTCTACATTCAGGCAACCTTCAACAATACCATTGTTACCGTAACCGACCTCAACGGTAATGCGGTATCCTGGGCCAGCGCTGGCGGACTTGGTTTCCGCGGTGCAAAGAAATCCACTCCCTATGCAGCACAGACCACAGCCGAGAAGGCTGCCAAGGCTGCTATGGACAGCGGACTCCAGGAAGTGAACGTATTTGTGAAGGGACCCGGTGTTGGCCGCGAAAGCGCCATCAGGACGTTGGGTGTGCTCGGACTGAAGGTCCGTTCCATCCGTGACGTCACCCCCATCCCCCACAATGGATGCAGACCTCGCAAGAGTAGAAGAGTCTGA
- the rpsD gene encoding 30S ribosomal protein S4, translating into MARYTGPKCRYCRAERTKLFLKGDRCHSGKCPMNDTKSTGLPGKDPRARSKKPTDYGLQLREKQKLKRTYCMLEKQFKLTFDEAARIPGKTGENLIMLLEQRLDNVVFRLHFAASRNQAAQFVNHGHIFVNGKRVSIPSYRLRPGDVVSVGAKGQKMLMIKENLKEYTKSGVCQWLSLDVDAMKGTFVAVPRRSEVTELEKINEQLVVELYSR; encoded by the coding sequence ATGGCAAGATATACTGGACCTAAGTGCAGATATTGCAGAGCCGAGAGGACCAAGTTGTTCCTCAAGGGAGATCGTTGTCATTCCGGCAAGTGCCCGATGAACGATACCAAGTCCACCGGTCTTCCGGGCAAGGATCCGCGTGCCCGTTCCAAGAAGCCGACCGACTATGGTTTGCAGCTCCGCGAGAAGCAGAAGCTGAAGAGAACCTATTGCATGCTCGAGAAGCAGTTCAAGCTGACCTTCGACGAAGCTGCAAGAATTCCCGGTAAGACTGGTGAGAACCTGATCATGCTCCTTGAGCAGAGGCTCGACAATGTGGTGTTCCGTCTCCACTTTGCAGCAAGCCGCAATCAGGCAGCTCAGTTTGTCAACCACGGGCATATTTTCGTGAATGGCAAGCGTGTAAGCATTCCTTCCTACCGCCTTCGCCCCGGTGACGTTGTCAGCGTTGGTGCAAAGGGTCAGAAGATGCTTATGATCAAGGAGAACCTCAAGGAATATACCAAGAGCGGCGTCTGCCAGTGGCTGAGCCTGGATGTGGATGCCATGAAGGGTACCTTCGTTGCAGTTCCGAGAAGAAGTGAAGTCACCGAGCTCGAGAAGATTAACGAGCAGCTGGTTGTCGAGTTGTATTCCAGATAA
- a CDS encoding DNA-directed RNA polymerase subunit alpha, whose translation MARKNLLKGFKKPKGITFEHSAVEPNYGKFIAYPFERGFGTTIGNTLRRVLLSSIQGYAVTAVKFTSFNEDGVPHLVSSEYEQLPGVREDIADIIAALKKLQIRMPEDSEGTNLLIECKGPGVVTGANFERDQVEITNKDLVIFTMMDDANIEMEVQIDLGRGYVPSEINEKYVEEIGTIPIDATFSPVTRVKYSIEPTRVGYRSDYDKLTLEIYTDGTIAPQNALAEAAKIAKEYFQIFINFDETLISNNDEVDEEEERVRKILNTSVEELELTVRSSNCLKNANIRTIGDLTKKTEEEIAKTRNFGKKSLQEIKEKLKEWNLSLGMTDYSVLKTAIKVPGNKEEENEA comes from the coding sequence ATGGCACGCAAAAACCTTCTGAAGGGCTTTAAGAAGCCCAAGGGGATAACCTTCGAACACAGCGCAGTTGAGCCGAACTATGGAAAATTCATTGCCTATCCGTTTGAGAGAGGCTTTGGAACCACGATCGGAAACACGCTCAGGAGGGTGCTTCTCTCTTCGATCCAGGGGTATGCCGTCACAGCCGTCAAGTTCACCAGCTTCAATGAGGATGGTGTCCCCCATCTTGTCTCCAGCGAGTATGAGCAGCTCCCTGGTGTCCGTGAGGATATCGCGGATATCATTGCTGCCCTGAAGAAGCTGCAGATCAGGATGCCCGAGGATTCGGAGGGGACCAACCTTCTCATCGAATGCAAGGGACCTGGCGTAGTGACAGGCGCAAACTTCGAGCGTGACCAGGTTGAGATCACCAACAAGGATCTGGTTATCTTCACGATGATGGATGATGCCAACATCGAGATGGAAGTCCAGATTGACCTTGGTAGGGGCTATGTCCCGTCTGAAATCAACGAGAAGTATGTGGAAGAGATCGGGACCATTCCCATCGACGCCACGTTCTCACCGGTTACCCGCGTCAAGTATTCGATTGAACCCACCCGTGTCGGCTATCGTAGTGATTACGACAAGCTTACATTGGAAATCTACACCGATGGTACCATTGCTCCTCAGAATGCACTTGCAGAGGCTGCGAAGATTGCGAAGGAATACTTCCAGATCTTCATCAACTTTGACGAGACGCTGATCAGCAACAACGATGAGGTGGATGAGGAAGAGGAAAGAGTCAGAAAGATTCTCAACACTTCGGTTGAGGAGCTCGAACTGACGGTTCGTTCCAGCAACTGCCTCAAGAACGCCAACATCCGCACGATCGGTGATCTCACCAAGAAAACTGAGGAAGAGATTGCAAAAACGAGGAACTTCGGCAAGAAGAGCCTGCAGGAAATCAAGGAAAAACTGAAGGAGTGGAATCTCAGCCTTGGGATGACCGACTACAGTGTCCTGAAGACCGCAATCAAAGTACCAGGGAACAAGGAAGAAGAGAATGAAGCATAG
- the rplQ gene encoding 50S ribosomal protein L17, with protein sequence MKHRIGFNALSRNSAHRKALKRNMVTSLFRYERIETTKAKALEVRRMAEKMITRAKVDSVANRRQIAKDITDEAISAKLFTEIAPLFVERKGGYTRILKTGNRLGDAAEMVILELVEKTAKSDKKAEKKSEKTEKKASKPAKKAEKSDKEEK encoded by the coding sequence ATGAAGCATAGGATTGGATTCAATGCGCTTAGTAGGAACTCTGCACACCGCAAGGCTCTCAAGCGCAACATGGTGACCTCTCTGTTCAGGTATGAACGGATTGAGACCACCAAGGCAAAGGCTCTGGAAGTTCGCAGAATGGCAGAGAAGATGATTACCCGTGCAAAGGTTGACAGTGTTGCCAACCGCCGTCAGATTGCAAAGGATATCACTGATGAAGCTATTTCTGCAAAACTCTTCACAGAGATCGCTCCCTTGTTTGTCGAGCGCAAGGGCGGGTATACCCGCATCCTGAAGACCGGCAACCGCCTCGGAGACGCTGCCGAGATGGTCATCCTTGAGCTGGTTGAGAAGACTGCCAAGAGTGACAAGAAGGCTGAGAAAAAGTCTGAAAAGACTGAAAAGAAGGCCTCCAAGCCAGCCAAGAAGGCTGAGAAGAGTGACAAAGAGGAGAAATAA